One Cedecea neteri DNA segment encodes these proteins:
- a CDS encoding YejG family protein — protein sequence MNTIQLSIVHRLPQSYRWLTGFAGSRVEPIPQNAQQDDDCLIGLKLLSPDGEKAWPIMDTLSQALSDIEVDSSVVECEGEPCLFVNLQDELAATCRLKNVGVAIAESFSSHNPF from the coding sequence TTGAACACCATACAACTGTCCATCGTGCATCGTTTGCCGCAGAGCTATCGCTGGTTGACGGGTTTTGCAGGCTCCAGAGTTGAACCGATTCCGCAAAATGCGCAACAGGATGATGATTGCCTGATTGGCCTGAAACTGCTTAGCCCGGACGGGGAAAAAGCGTGGCCAATCATGGATACGCTTAGCCAGGCATTGAGCGACATTGAAGTGGACAGCTCCGTCGTGGAGTGTGAAGGCGAGCCGTGCCTGTTTGTTAACCTGCAGGACGAGCTGGCGGCAACCTGTCGCCTGAAAAACGTGGGTGTCGCTATCGCCGAGTCATTTTCCAGCCATAACCCTTTCTGA
- a CDS encoding Bcr/CflA family multidrug efflux MFS transporter, with protein sequence MSRKQNSSVGIIVILGLLAMLMPLSIDMYLPALPMIAQGFNVPAGSAQMTLSTYILGFAIGQIFYGPMADSLGRKPVVLGGTLVFALAAIACALSQTIDQLIWMRFLHGLAAAAASVVINALMRDIYPKEEFSRMMSFVMLITTIAPLVAPMIGGAVLVWYSWHTIFWILAAAALLASAMIFFFIHETLAPEMRQKFNLRTTAGNFATLFRHKRVLSYMLASGFSFAGMFSFLSAGPFVYIELNHVSPQHFGYYFALNVVFLFFMTMINSRFVRRVGAINMFRAGLYIQFAMAVWLVLSSQLDFGFWAMVLGVAVFISCVSLVSSNAMAVILDEFPHMAGTASSLAGTFRFGIGALTGALLSVATFNTAWPMIWSIAICATASVLFYFYASKARHTKA encoded by the coding sequence TTGAGCCGTAAACAGAACTCTTCTGTCGGTATTATCGTTATCCTTGGCCTGCTGGCGATGCTGATGCCGCTGTCCATCGATATGTACCTACCGGCGTTGCCGATGATAGCCCAGGGCTTTAATGTCCCGGCAGGCAGCGCACAAATGACCCTCAGTACCTATATTTTGGGTTTTGCCATCGGGCAGATCTTCTATGGGCCGATGGCCGATAGCCTGGGACGTAAGCCGGTGGTGCTTGGTGGCACTCTGGTGTTTGCGCTGGCGGCAATTGCCTGTGCGCTTTCCCAGACCATCGATCAGCTAATTTGGATGCGCTTTTTGCACGGTCTCGCGGCCGCGGCGGCGAGCGTGGTGATCAACGCCCTGATGCGCGATATCTACCCGAAAGAAGAGTTCTCCCGAATGATGTCTTTCGTGATGTTGATAACGACCATTGCGCCGCTGGTGGCGCCAATGATCGGGGGTGCAGTACTGGTGTGGTATAGCTGGCACACGATCTTCTGGATTCTGGCCGCCGCCGCGCTGCTCGCATCGGCGATGATTTTCTTCTTTATTCACGAAACGCTCGCCCCTGAAATGCGGCAGAAGTTTAACCTGCGCACCACGGCGGGCAACTTTGCTACGCTGTTCCGCCATAAGCGGGTGCTGAGCTATATGCTGGCCAGCGGCTTTAGCTTTGCCGGAATGTTCTCGTTCCTCAGCGCCGGGCCGTTCGTTTACATCGAATTAAACCATGTTTCGCCGCAGCACTTCGGTTACTACTTTGCACTGAACGTTGTGTTCCTGTTCTTCATGACCATGATCAACAGCCGCTTTGTGCGCCGGGTTGGGGCCATTAACATGTTCCGTGCCGGGCTGTACATTCAGTTTGCGATGGCGGTATGGCTGGTGCTCAGCAGCCAGCTGGACTTTGGCTTCTGGGCGATGGTGCTTGGCGTGGCGGTGTTTATCAGCTGTGTGTCGCTGGTGTCATCTAATGCAATGGCGGTCATTCTGGATGAATTCCCGCATATGGCGGGTACTGCATCCTCATTGGCCGGGACATTCCGCTTTGGCATTGGCGCGTTAACCGGGGCGCTGCTCTCGGTGGCCACCTTTAATACCGCGTGGCCGATGATCTGGTCTATTGCCATTTGTGCGACAGCCTCCGTGCTGTTCTACTTCTACGCCAGCAAAGCCCGCCACACAAAAGCCTGA